One genomic window of Candidatus Nitrospira inopinata includes the following:
- a CDS encoding ATP-binding protein, with amino-acid sequence MPDPGFYPRFVADRLAEALEDAPAVLIHSPRQSGKTTLAQRTGLRAGYTYLSFDDDAIRSAATTDPIGFVANLPARVILDEVQHVPHLFTALKTTIDRDRRPGRFLLTGSTNVLLLPKLGDSLAGRMAIVHLHPLAQCELAGQRPSFLDRLFGRGFTMRPFERLGAALVERIVAGGYPAALKLPSGRRRGRWYEAYVETIVQRDVRELARIASLDVVPRLLAAAAAQTARLLNVSDLAAPYQLSRPTIRDYVTLLERIFLLEELPPWYVNRLRRLVKTPKLHVGDTGIACALLGADARSLTADRALLGQMLETFVFQELKRQASWYEHPLAFHHFRDRDGYEVDIVVERGARAVAGIEVKAAATVTAADFRGLRKLRDAAGQRFACGVVLYDGTVSVSFGNSLFAVPIRALWEAS; translated from the coding sequence ATGCCAGACCCGGGTTTCTATCCGCGCTTCGTCGCGGATCGGCTGGCTGAGGCGCTTGAAGACGCTCCGGCCGTGCTGATCCACAGCCCCCGCCAGAGCGGCAAGACGACGCTCGCCCAGCGAACCGGCCTGCGGGCTGGCTACACGTACTTGAGCTTCGATGACGACGCCATCCGCAGCGCCGCGACGACGGATCCGATCGGCTTCGTCGCGAATTTGCCGGCGCGGGTGATCCTGGACGAGGTGCAGCATGTGCCGCACCTGTTCACCGCGCTCAAGACGACGATCGATCGCGACCGGCGGCCGGGCCGTTTCCTGTTGACCGGCTCGACCAACGTGCTTCTCCTGCCAAAGCTCGGCGATTCGCTGGCCGGTCGCATGGCGATCGTGCACCTGCACCCGCTGGCGCAGTGCGAACTCGCCGGTCAACGCCCATCCTTTCTCGACCGGCTTTTCGGCCGGGGCTTCACGATGCGCCCGTTCGAGCGTCTCGGTGCAGCACTTGTTGAACGCATCGTTGCCGGCGGCTACCCGGCTGCGCTCAAGCTTCCGTCGGGCCGGCGGCGGGGGCGATGGTACGAGGCGTACGTCGAAACGATCGTGCAGCGTGACGTGCGCGAGCTCGCACGAATCGCCTCGCTCGACGTGGTTCCTCGGCTGCTTGCCGCAGCCGCCGCGCAGACAGCTCGGCTGCTGAACGTCTCCGACCTGGCTGCGCCGTACCAGCTCAGTCGGCCGACGATCCGCGATTACGTGACACTGCTCGAGCGCATCTTCCTGCTGGAGGAATTGCCTCCCTGGTACGTCAACCGCTTGAGGCGGCTGGTCAAGACACCCAAGCTGCACGTAGGTGATACCGGTATCGCGTGCGCGCTCCTCGGCGCAGACGCCAGAAGCTTGACGGCCGATCGCGCCCTGTTGGGCCAGATGCTTGAGACTTTCGTGTTCCAGGAACTCAAGCGGCAGGCGAGCTGGTACGAGCATCCCCTCGCGTTTCATCACTTTCGTGACCGCGACGGGTACGAGGTGGACATCGTTGTCGAGCGCGGGGCGCGCGCCGTCGCGGGGATCGAGGTCAAGGCTGCGGCGACGGTGACAGCGGCCGACTTTCGCGGACTGCGCAAGCTCCGGGACGCTGCCGGCCAGCGCTTCGCGTGCGGCGTCGTGCTCTACGACGGCACCGTGAGCGTATCGTTCGGGAACTCGTTGTTCGCCGTTCCGATCCGCGCGTTGTGGGAGGCGTCATGA
- a CDS encoding type I restriction endonuclease subunit R yields MTAFTESTVEAAALGWLESIGWRIAHGPDISPSGDTLTLALSQREREHYGEVVLAQRLRDALARLNPTFPAEALEDAFRKLTRPEGADLLQRNRALHRLLVNGVTVEYRTAGGEVRGAQARVIDFDTPDNNHWLAVNQFSVVENRHSRRPDVVLFVNGLPLAVIELKNPADEDATIWSAFQQLQTYQAEIPSLFAMNGVLVVSDGVEARVGALGSGREWFKPWRTITGADFYPSPSPSPRPDVHPSPSGRGDGGEGFRLLPELQVVIEGIFAKRRFLDLVRDFIVFEDDGSGRLAKKMAGYHQFHAVQVAVRETLRAAELARADHVAEETGRYEAGRKPGGKPGDRRVGVVWHTQGSGKSLTMAFYAGRIIREPAMENPTIVVLTDRNDLDDQLFGTFSRCQDLLCQPPVQAESRKHLRELLSVAAGGVVFTTIQKFLPDVGADQRVRPTEGQAQRHATLSNRRNIVVIADEAHRSQYDFIDGFARHMRDALPNASFIGFTGTPIEKADANTRAVFGDYISIYDIQRAVADGATVPIYYESRLAKLALDEAERPKIDPEFEEVTEGEEVERKEQLKTKWAQLEAIVGAEKRLALVAQDIVEHFEKRCEAMDGKAMVVCMSRRICVELYRELVKLRPWWADEDDARGSIKVVMTGSASDPADWQPHIRNKPRREALANRFRDPKDPLRIVLVRDMWLTGFDAPSLHTMYMDKPMRGHGLMQAIARVNRVFRDKPGGLVVDYLGLAHELKAALATYTESGGTGRTAIDQNEAVVVMQEKYEVCCGLFGSYTTPQGVVGGFDWSKWTTGTPQERLALLPAAQEHILAQENGKDRLMRAVRELSQAFALAVPHEEALLIRDDVAFFQAVQAVLAKRAPGETRPDEELEHAVRQIISRAVTPEGVVDIFAAAGLQKPDLSILSDEFLAEVRGMPQKNLTVELLQKLLKGEISTRRRKNVVQARSFAEMLEQTIRRYQNRAIEAAQVIEELIALAKEMREASARGEVLGLSEEELVFYDALETNDSAVKVLGDETLRTIARELVATVRNNVTIDWTLRENVRAQLRVLVKRILRKYGYPPDKQEKATQTVLEQAALLSAEWAMA; encoded by the coding sequence GTGACCGCTTTCACCGAATCCACTGTCGAAGCAGCCGCCCTCGGCTGGCTTGAGAGCATCGGCTGGCGGATCGCCCACGGCCCGGACATATCGCCTTCCGGCGATACCCTCACCCTAGCCCTCTCCCAGCGGGAGAGGGAACATTACGGCGAGGTGGTCCTTGCCCAGCGGCTGCGCGACGCGCTCGCCCGGCTCAACCCCACGTTTCCCGCCGAGGCGCTGGAAGACGCGTTCCGCAAGCTCACTCGGCCCGAAGGCGCGGACCTGCTCCAGCGCAACCGCGCGCTGCACCGGCTGCTGGTGAACGGCGTGACCGTCGAGTACCGCACGGCAGGGGGCGAGGTCCGCGGCGCGCAGGCGCGGGTCATCGACTTCGACACCCCAGACAACAACCACTGGCTGGCGGTGAACCAGTTCTCGGTCGTGGAAAACAGGCACTCGCGCCGGCCTGACGTGGTGCTCTTCGTCAACGGCCTGCCGCTCGCGGTGATCGAGCTTAAGAACCCGGCCGACGAGGACGCCACCATCTGGAGCGCCTTTCAGCAGCTCCAGACCTACCAGGCTGAGATTCCCTCGCTCTTCGCGATGAACGGCGTGCTGGTCGTCTCCGACGGCGTCGAGGCGCGCGTGGGCGCGCTCGGCTCCGGGCGGGAGTGGTTCAAGCCCTGGCGCACCATCACGGGGGCGGACTTTTATCCTTCTCCGTCACCCTCACCCCGGCCTGACGTCCACCCCTCTCCCAGTGGGAGAGGGGACGGGGGTGAGGGATTCCGGCTTTTGCCGGAATTGCAGGTCGTGATCGAAGGCATCTTCGCCAAGCGGCGTTTCCTCGACCTGGTGCGCGACTTCATCGTCTTCGAGGACGACGGCAGCGGACGGCTCGCCAAGAAAATGGCCGGCTACCACCAGTTCCACGCGGTGCAGGTGGCGGTGAGGGAGACGCTGCGCGCTGCGGAGCTGGCGCGCGCGGATCACGTGGCCGAGGAAACCGGGCGCTATGAGGCAGGGCGCAAACCCGGCGGCAAGCCCGGTGACCGCCGCGTGGGAGTGGTCTGGCATACCCAGGGCTCGGGCAAGAGCCTGACCATGGCCTTTTACGCCGGACGCATCATCCGCGAGCCGGCGATGGAAAATCCGACAATCGTGGTACTCACCGACCGCAACGACCTCGACGACCAGCTTTTCGGCACCTTCTCGCGCTGCCAGGACCTCCTGTGCCAGCCGCCGGTGCAGGCGGAAAGCCGAAAGCATCTGCGCGAGCTGCTGTCAGTGGCGGCCGGCGGCGTGGTGTTTACCACCATTCAGAAATTTTTGCCCGACGTAGGGGCGGACCAACGTGTCCGCCCAACAGAAGGGCAGGCACAAAGGCATGCTACGTTATCGAACCGGCGCAACATCGTGGTGATCGCCGACGAGGCGCACCGCAGCCAGTACGACTTCATCGACGGCTTCGCGCGGCACATGCGCGACGCACTCCCCAACGCTTCCTTCATCGGCTTCACCGGCACGCCCATCGAAAAGGCCGATGCCAACACGCGCGCGGTGTTCGGCGACTACATTTCGATCTATGACATCCAGCGCGCGGTGGCCGACGGCGCGACGGTGCCGATCTACTACGAGAGCCGGCTCGCCAAGCTCGCGCTCGACGAAGCCGAGCGGCCGAAGATCGACCCGGAGTTCGAGGAAGTGACCGAAGGCGAGGAAGTCGAGCGGAAGGAACAGCTCAAGACCAAGTGGGCGCAACTCGAAGCCATCGTCGGGGCCGAGAAACGCCTCGCACTGGTCGCGCAGGACATCGTCGAGCACTTCGAGAAGCGGTGTGAGGCGATGGACGGCAAGGCGATGGTGGTCTGCATGAGCCGGCGCATCTGCGTCGAGTTGTACCGAGAGCTGGTGAAGCTGCGCCCCTGGTGGGCGGACGAGGACGACGCGCGCGGGAGCATCAAGGTCGTCATGACCGGCTCGGCTTCCGATCCGGCCGACTGGCAGCCGCACATTCGCAACAAGCCGCGCCGCGAGGCGCTGGCCAACCGTTTCCGCGATCCGAAAGATCCCCTCCGGATCGTGCTCGTGCGCGACATGTGGCTGACCGGCTTCGACGCGCCGAGCCTGCACACGATGTACATGGACAAGCCAATGCGCGGCCATGGCCTCATGCAGGCGATCGCCCGCGTGAACCGCGTGTTCCGCGACAAGCCAGGCGGGCTGGTCGTGGACTATCTGGGGCTTGCCCACGAACTCAAAGCCGCGCTCGCCACCTACACCGAGAGCGGCGGCACGGGCCGCACGGCGATTGATCAGAACGAAGCCGTGGTGGTCATGCAGGAAAAGTATGAGGTGTGCTGCGGGCTTTTCGGTTCCTACACGACGCCCCAAGGCGTCGTGGGGGGCTTCGACTGGTCGAAATGGACGACCGGCACGCCCCAGGAGCGGCTCGCGCTGCTTCCTGCCGCCCAGGAACACATCCTAGCGCAAGAAAATGGCAAGGACCGCTTGATGCGTGCCGTGCGCGAGTTGTCGCAAGCCTTTGCTCTCGCCGTGCCGCACGAAGAGGCACTGCTCATTCGTGACGATGTGGCCTTCTTCCAGGCCGTGCAGGCGGTACTCGCCAAACGCGCGCCGGGGGAAACACGGCCGGATGAGGAACTTGAGCACGCGGTCCGTCAGATCATCTCCCGGGCGGTCACCCCCGAAGGCGTGGTGGACATCTTCGCGGCGGCGGGGCTCCAGAAGCCCGACCTCTCGATCCTCTCCGACGAGTTCCTGGCCGAGGTGCGCGGGATGCCCCAGAAGAACCTCACCGTGGAGCTATTGCAGAAGCTACTCAAGGGGGAGATCAGTACCCGCCGCCGCAAGAACGTCGTGCAGGCGCGCTCGTTCGCCGAGATGCTGGAGCAGACGATTCGCCGCTACCAGAACCGCGCCATCGAAGCGGCGCAGGTGATCGAGGAGCTGATCGCGCTGGCGAAGGAGATGCGGGAGGCGAGCGCACGCGGGGAAGTGTTAGGCCTCTCGGAGGAGGAGCTTGTGTTCTACGATGCGCTGGAGACAAACGACAGCGCGGTCAAGGTACTGGGTGACGAGACGCTCCGAACGATCGCGCGCGAGCTGGTCGCCACCGTCCGCAACAACGTCACGATCGACTGGACCCTGCGCGAGAACGTGCGGGCGCAACTGCGCGTGCTCGTCAAACGCATCCTGCGCAAGTACGGCTACCCGCCCGACAAACAGGAAAAGGCGACGCAGACGGTCTTGGAACAGGCGGCGCTGCTCTCGGCGGAATGGGCGATGGCGTGA
- a CDS encoding restriction endonuclease subunit S translates to MGGEWIECTLADACGSIDYGLTASASDHEAGPRFLRITDIVSGHINWKAVPHVAADHEATEKYRLHHGDVVLARTGASTGASAYVQNPPPAVFASYLVRLKARPEFDSRFLAYYLKSEDFWRFIRGVLGDKSAQPNASASTMTKAPLRAPRDKNEQRAIAHILGTLDDKIELNRRMSEALEAMARALFKSWFVDFDPVRAKMEGRDPGLPKPLANLFPARLVDSELGEIPEGWRVVKLGELLELAYGKALKAEARREGKIPVYGSNGQVGWHDERLVAGPGIVVGRKGNPGVVTWVPTDFFPIDTTFYVVPKAKCGSLVFLFHVLRTHDLGSLGGDSAVPGLNRNLVYMSDQVLPPAPLLAQFEGITSALLRRVGSMVNESRTLAALRDALLPKLISGELRVKDAERFLARKGES, encoded by the coding sequence ATGGGGGGTGAGTGGATCGAGTGCACCCTGGCGGATGCGTGTGGTTCGATTGACTACGGGCTAACAGCATCCGCCTCGGATCACGAGGCCGGACCGCGGTTTCTTCGAATCACCGACATCGTGTCTGGCCACATTAATTGGAAGGCCGTGCCGCACGTCGCCGCTGACCACGAGGCGACCGAGAAGTACCGGCTACACCACGGCGACGTTGTGCTCGCCAGAACTGGTGCGTCAACGGGCGCCAGTGCTTACGTGCAGAACCCACCGCCAGCAGTGTTCGCGTCGTATTTGGTTCGTCTGAAGGCAAGGCCTGAGTTCGACTCGCGCTTCCTCGCCTACTACCTGAAGTCCGAGGACTTCTGGAGGTTCATCCGCGGAGTTCTTGGCGACAAATCGGCTCAGCCAAACGCCAGCGCTTCGACGATGACCAAGGCGCCGCTCCGCGCCCCGCGAGACAAGAATGAACAGCGCGCCATCGCCCATATCCTCGGCACGCTGGACGACAAGATCGAGCTGAACCGGCGGATGAGCGAGGCGCTGGAGGCGATGGCGCGGGCGCTCTTCAAGTCGTGGTTCGTGGATTTTGACCCCGTCCGCGCCAAGATGGAGGGCCGCGACCCCGGCCTCCCCAAGCCCCTCGCCAATCTCTTTCCCGCCCGCCTCGTCGACTCCGAACTCGGCGAGATCCCGGAGGGGTGGAGGGTGGTAAAACTCGGCGAGCTGCTTGAGCTCGCATACGGGAAAGCGCTGAAGGCTGAAGCCCGGCGCGAGGGTAAGATCCCCGTCTATGGCTCAAATGGTCAAGTTGGTTGGCATGACGAACGACTCGTCGCAGGTCCTGGAATTGTCGTAGGTCGAAAAGGCAACCCAGGAGTCGTCACATGGGTACCTACCGACTTCTTTCCAATCGACACTACATTCTACGTTGTTCCGAAGGCAAAGTGTGGAAGCCTCGTGTTCCTTTTTCACGTTCTGCGAACTCATGACCTGGGCTCGCTTGGAGGAGACTCGGCAGTGCCGGGGCTGAATCGCAACCTCGTGTATATGAGCGACCAAGTCCTTCCCCCTGCGCCGCTCTTGGCGCAATTCGAAGGTATTACAAGTGCTCTATTGCGCCGTGTAGGCAGCATGGTCAATGAATCCCGCACCCTCGCCGCCCTGCGCGACGCGTTGCTGCCGAAGCTCATTTCCGGCGAGCTGCGCGTGAAGGATGCGGAACGGTTTTTGGCACGTAAAGGCGAATCATGA
- a CDS encoding DUF4258 domain-containing protein codes for MFERRISEPEVEEAVRNGEVIEEYSEDTPYPSQLLLGWFGGRPLHVVAAYDPGSGTCVVITAYVPDATQWNEDFKTRR; via the coding sequence ATGTTTGAGCGACGGATCTCGGAGCCCGAGGTGGAGGAAGCGGTGCGTAACGGTGAGGTCATCGAGGAATATTCTGAGGACACGCCATACCCCAGTCAGCTTTTACTAGGGTGGTTCGGGGGCCGACCGCTGCACGTCGTGGCGGCGTACGATCCCGGAAGCGGAACGTGTGTGGTGATAACGGCGTATGTTCCGGATGCAACGCAATGGAACGAGGACTTCAAGACAAGGAGATGA
- a CDS encoding type II toxin-antitoxin system MqsA family antitoxin, with amino-acid sequence MKCVMCKHGETEPGKVPVTLHRGDSVIIIKEVPAEVCRQCGEYYVDDATTARLLAMAEEAVKHRAEVEILRYAA; translated from the coding sequence ATGAAATGCGTGATGTGCAAGCACGGGGAGACAGAGCCTGGCAAGGTGCCGGTGACTCTACACCGAGGCGACAGCGTGATCATCATCAAGGAGGTTCCGGCCGAAGTATGCCGGCAATGCGGCGAGTACTATGTGGACGACGCCACAACTGCTCGACTCCTCGCCATGGCTGAGGAAGCTGTAAAGCATCGCGCTGAGGTGGAAATCCTTCGCTACGCAGCGTGA
- a CDS encoding glutamate mutase L, with the protein MTGPVSNDPPIPRPLRVVVATDCGSTTTKAILIEKIGDEYRQTYRGEAPTTVEAPFEDVTRGVLNAIAEIEELSGRKILDGDRILTPCKDDKTGVDLYISTSSAGGGLQMMVTGVVQNMTGESAQRAALGAGAIVIDVLASNDGRLPHEKIERIRTMRPDMILMSGGTDGGAVTHVVEMAEYIAAAEPKPRFGATYKLPLIYAGNKAAQGQVKTILGEKTALVMTENIRPVLERENLGPARHKIHDLFLEHVMQQAPGYKKLMEMTGAPIMPTPAAVGLIMETIAKREHINLIGVDIGGATTDVFSVFDGTFNRTVSANLGMSYSVSNVLAEAGLANIMRWVPFTIDEQTLRNRIKNKMIRPTTIPQTLDELQIEQAIAREALRLALIHHKSLATALKGVQQERTISDVFEQQTSGKTLIDMLKLDLIVGSGGILSHAPRRVQAMMMMVDAYEPLGVTRLSVDSIFMMPHLGVLSTIDEKAATDVFVRDCMVYLGTCVAPIGQGKVGDRCADYEITFPDGRVVTDHLKFGDLRLYPLGVGEQATVIVRPVKGVNLGAGSGTPVTKTVHGGVVGLLLDGRGRPLQLPADQQARISLLTTWYQAVGLYPSFEDAASSLRIDNR; encoded by the coding sequence ATGACGGGTCCTGTCTCGAACGATCCACCAATTCCTCGCCCGCTCCGGGTGGTCGTGGCGACCGACTGTGGCAGCACGACGACCAAGGCGATTTTGATCGAAAAGATCGGCGACGAATATCGGCAAACCTATCGCGGAGAAGCGCCGACGACGGTCGAGGCGCCGTTTGAGGACGTGACGAGAGGCGTGCTGAACGCGATCGCCGAGATTGAAGAGCTCTCCGGCCGCAAGATTCTGGACGGTGACCGGATCCTGACTCCTTGCAAGGACGACAAGACCGGCGTGGATCTCTATATCTCGACGAGCAGCGCGGGCGGCGGCTTGCAGATGATGGTGACCGGCGTGGTGCAGAACATGACCGGCGAGAGCGCCCAGCGGGCCGCCTTGGGAGCGGGGGCGATCGTGATCGATGTGTTGGCCTCCAACGACGGGCGACTGCCGCACGAAAAGATCGAACGGATCAGAACCATGAGGCCCGACATGATTTTGATGTCGGGAGGAACGGATGGCGGCGCGGTGACCCACGTGGTGGAGATGGCTGAATATATCGCGGCGGCGGAGCCGAAACCGCGGTTCGGCGCGACCTACAAATTGCCGCTGATCTATGCCGGTAACAAAGCCGCGCAGGGGCAGGTGAAAACGATCCTCGGTGAGAAGACGGCGCTGGTGATGACCGAGAACATCCGTCCCGTCTTGGAGCGGGAAAATCTGGGGCCGGCGCGCCACAAGATCCATGACCTGTTCCTTGAACATGTGATGCAACAGGCTCCGGGCTATAAAAAGCTCATGGAGATGACCGGCGCGCCGATCATGCCGACGCCGGCCGCGGTCGGGCTGATCATGGAAACGATCGCCAAGCGGGAGCACATCAACTTGATCGGTGTCGATATCGGCGGGGCCACGACGGACGTCTTTTCAGTGTTCGACGGCACGTTCAACCGGACCGTGAGCGCCAATTTGGGGATGTCGTACAGTGTGTCCAACGTGCTGGCCGAGGCGGGCCTGGCCAACATCATGCGGTGGGTGCCGTTTACGATCGACGAGCAGACGTTGCGCAATCGGATCAAAAACAAGATGATCCGCCCGACGACGATCCCGCAAACGTTGGATGAGTTGCAGATCGAGCAGGCGATCGCCCGCGAAGCGTTGCGGCTCGCGTTGATCCATCACAAGTCCCTCGCGACCGCCTTAAAAGGTGTTCAACAGGAACGGACGATTTCGGATGTCTTTGAACAACAGACTTCCGGCAAGACCTTGATCGACATGTTGAAGCTGGATCTCATCGTGGGCAGCGGCGGGATTCTGTCCCATGCGCCACGCCGGGTTCAGGCCATGATGATGATGGTCGATGCCTACGAGCCGTTGGGGGTTACGAGGTTGTCGGTGGACAGTATCTTCATGATGCCGCACCTGGGTGTCCTCTCGACGATTGATGAAAAAGCCGCGACGGACGTGTTCGTTCGCGACTGTATGGTCTATCTGGGAACCTGCGTGGCGCCGATCGGGCAAGGAAAAGTGGGGGATCGGTGCGCCGACTATGAGATCACCTTTCCCGACGGCAGAGTCGTCACCGACCACCTCAAGTTCGGCGATTTGCGGCTCTATCCGCTTGGGGTGGGAGAGCAGGCGACCGTGATTGTGCGACCGGTCAAGGGAGTGAATCTCGGCGCCGGTTCCGGAACGCCCGTCACGAAGACGGTTCACGGCGGCGTCGTGGGGCTGTTGCTCGATGGAAGAGGGCGACCGTTGCAATTGCCGGCCGATCAGCAGGCTCGTATTTCCTTGTTGACCACCTGGTACCAGGCCGTGGGGCTGTACCCCTCTTTTGAAGACGCGGCTTCTTCACTGAGAATCGACAACCGATAA
- a CDS encoding class I SAM-dependent DNA methyltransferase, whose amino-acid sequence MPQKKNQPKSPSSAGATVGYEAELWKMADALRGSMDAAEYKHVVLGLIFLKYISDAFEEQHAKLEAERARGADPEDPDEYRAHNIFWVPPEARWARLKSQAKQPTIGQLVDDAMAGIERDNPALKGVLPKDYARPALDKTRLGQLIDLITNIKVGDEAARAKDVLGRVYEYFLSQFASAEGKKGGEFYTPRCVVKLLVEMLEPYHGRVYDPCCGSSGMFVQSVEFIRAHANGNGNGGKTAKGAKGGSKPDISIYGQESNYTTWRLAKMNLAIRGIEGQIAHGDTFHNDRHPDLKADFILANPPFNVSDWGGERLRDDKRWKYGVPPVGNANFAWVQHIVHHLAPAGVAGFVLANGSMSSNQSGEGEIRKNLIEADLVDCMVALPGQLFYSTQIPACLWFIARDKRGQPSPAASRHPLPLGEGRGEEPAHRLRDRRKEVLFIDARKMGRLVDRTHRELTDEDIARIARTYHAWRGEKDAGEYADVPGFCKSATLEEIRKHGHVLTPGRYVGAEAQEDDGEPFDEKMKRLTATLREQQAEAAKLDKTIGRNLEELGYGLRDPEV is encoded by the coding sequence ATGCCTCAAAAGAAAAACCAGCCGAAGAGTCCATCATCTGCCGGCGCCACCGTCGGCTACGAAGCCGAGCTGTGGAAAATGGCCGACGCCCTGCGCGGCTCGATGGACGCCGCAGAGTACAAGCACGTCGTGCTCGGGCTGATCTTCCTCAAGTACATCTCGGATGCCTTCGAGGAGCAGCACGCCAAGCTCGAAGCCGAGCGCGCGCGGGGCGCGGACCCTGAAGACCCGGATGAATACCGCGCGCACAACATCTTCTGGGTTCCGCCCGAGGCGCGCTGGGCGCGCCTGAAGTCGCAGGCCAAACAGCCCACCATCGGCCAGCTCGTGGACGACGCGATGGCCGGCATCGAGCGCGACAACCCGGCGCTCAAGGGCGTGCTGCCCAAGGACTACGCCCGCCCCGCGCTCGACAAGACGCGGCTCGGCCAGCTCATTGACCTCATCACCAACATTAAGGTCGGCGACGAGGCTGCTCGCGCCAAAGACGTCCTCGGCCGTGTGTACGAGTACTTCCTCTCGCAGTTCGCGAGCGCCGAGGGCAAGAAGGGCGGCGAGTTCTACACGCCGCGCTGCGTGGTCAAGCTGCTAGTCGAGATGCTGGAGCCCTACCACGGCCGGGTGTATGACCCCTGCTGCGGCTCCTCGGGCATGTTCGTGCAGTCGGTGGAGTTCATCCGCGCGCACGCGAACGGGAACGGCAATGGCGGCAAGACGGCCAAGGGCGCGAAGGGGGGCTCGAAGCCCGACATCTCGATCTACGGCCAGGAGTCGAACTACACCACGTGGCGGCTCGCCAAGATGAACCTCGCCATCCGCGGCATCGAGGGCCAGATCGCGCACGGCGACACCTTCCACAACGACCGCCACCCCGACCTCAAGGCCGACTTCATCCTCGCCAATCCGCCGTTTAACGTCTCGGACTGGGGCGGCGAGCGCCTGCGCGACGACAAGCGCTGGAAGTACGGCGTGCCGCCCGTGGGCAACGCCAACTTCGCCTGGGTGCAGCACATCGTCCATCATCTCGCGCCCGCGGGTGTGGCCGGCTTCGTGCTCGCCAACGGCTCAATGTCGTCGAACCAGTCCGGCGAGGGCGAGATCCGCAAGAACCTGATCGAGGCCGACCTCGTCGACTGCATGGTGGCGCTGCCGGGTCAGCTCTTCTACTCGACGCAGATTCCCGCGTGCCTGTGGTTCATTGCCCGCGACAAGCGCGGGCAACCCTCACCCGCCGCTTCGCGTCACCCTCTCCCACTGGGAGAGGGAAGGGGTGAGGAGCCTGCCCATCGCCTGCGAGATCGGCGAAAGGAAGTTCTCTTTATCGATGCCAGGAAGATGGGCAGGCTGGTGGACCGCACGCACCGCGAGCTCACCGACGAGGACATCGCCCGCATCGCCCGGACCTACCACGCCTGGCGGGGCGAAAAAGACGCGGGCGAGTACGCCGACGTGCCGGGCTTCTGCAAGAGCGCCACGCTGGAGGAGATCCGCAAGCACGGCCACGTGCTCACGCCAGGCCGCTACGTCGGCGCCGAGGCGCAGGAAGACGACGGCGAGCCGTTCGACGAGAAGATGAAGCGGCTCACCGCGACGCTGCGAGAGCAGCAGGCCGAGGCCGCGAAGCTGGACAAGACCATCGGACGGAATTTGGAAGAACTGGGGTATGGACTGCGAGACCCTGAAGTTTAG
- a CDS encoding transposase — protein sequence MIRPTSMNYDPEKHHRRSIRLKEYDYSQPGAYFITICTQDRACLFGEVVDGEMRVNDAGRMIQSVWDEMSAFYSGIDADEFVVMPNHIHGIIVLVGATPCGRPESGQAQGQARGPAPTLSVPAAVHRFKTLTTKRYTDGIKQSGWPPFRGRLWQRNYYEHIIRNDESLNRIREYITNNPSQWSLDRENPNFVGARHAVPLPKDEPWRA from the coding sequence ATGATTCGCCCAACATCCATGAACTACGACCCCGAAAAGCATCATCGCCGCAGCATCCGCCTGAAGGAATACGATTATTCCCAGCCGGGGGCATATTTCATCACCATCTGCACACAGGATCGGGCGTGCCTGTTCGGCGAGGTGGTGGATGGGGAAATGCGGGTAAATGATGCAGGGCGCATGATCCAATCGGTGTGGGACGAAATGTCGGCGTTCTATTCCGGCATTGATGCCGACGAATTCGTTGTCATGCCCAATCACATCCACGGGATCATTGTCCTTGTAGGGGCGACCCCCTGTGGTCGCCCCGAATCGGGGCAGGCACAGGGGCAGGCACGGGGGCCTGCCCCTACCCTCTCGGTACCGGCTGCGGTTCACCGGTTCAAAACCCTCACCACGAAACGATATACCGATGGGATAAAACAATCCGGATGGCCGCCGTTTCGCGGTCGGTTGTGGCAACGCAACTATTACGAACACATCATCCGCAATGACGAATCCCTGAACCGCATACGCGAATACATCACAAACAACCCGTCGCAATGGTCGTTGGACCGCGAGAACCCGAATTTCGTAGGGGCACGGCATGCCGTGCCCCTACCAAAAGATGAACCATGGCGCGCCTGA